In Terriglobia bacterium, the genomic window TTCGGCGGCGCGGGCTGCTTTTCCGCCGTCTGCGCGCGGACGCCTCCCGCGCAAAAAACGAACATCGCCAGAACAATTGTTGCCACTCCTCTGTTCACGTCCTCCCTCCTTGTCATGCCCAAGCCCGATTTCAGGCGTGTCATCCTGGGGGCCGGCAAAGCCGGCCCGAAAAATCCCAGCCGCTCCCCTGCCGCAGTCTTACACCGGCGACCTATAGATTGGAAGCGTCGAAGGGCCTGGGAAAGAGTTCGCGCATCTGGTGGACTTCGACGGCGCCTTGGAGGTTGGCGAGGACCACCGGGACGTCGCCGCAGAATTCCCAGATCAACTGGCGGCAGGCCCCGCAGGGCGGCGTGAGCTTTTCGGCGTCGGTGACCACGGCGATGGCGTCAAAGCCACGCTCCCCTTCAGAGATGGCCTTGAAGATGGCCACGCGCTCCGCGCAGACGGTGAGGCCATAGGAGGCGTTTTCCACGTTGCAGCCGCCAAAGATGCGGCCGGAAGAGGCGCGCAAGGCGGCGCCAACGCGGAAATTGGAGTAGGGGGCGTAGGCATTTTCGCGGGCGGCGCGGGCCGCGG contains:
- the cdd gene encoding cytidine deaminase, which codes for MSAFDTLIAAARAARENAYAPYSNFRVGAALRASSGRIFGGCNVENASYGLTVCAERVAIFKAISEGERGFDAIAVVTDAEKLTPPCGACRQLIWEFCGDVPVVLANLQGAVEVHQMRELFPRPFDASNL